From one Enterococcus sp. DIV2402 genomic stretch:
- a CDS encoding LysM peptidoglycan-binding domain-containing protein, protein MEKTLSRKELKRIEQHPLLYRNMKKSAAVLGSTVTAISVATPLLPSVEVEAAENESQQTAVYSSTNSNAYIEQLASHAQSIAGPNNLYASVMIAQAVIESGWGQSGLSQSPYHNLFGIKGSYNGETVYMNTQEYLNGQWVTMKEPFRKYPSFTESFQDNANTLKNVSLQPGVYYYSGAWKSNTSSYRDATEWLTGRYATAPNYASALNSVIESYDLTRYDSATSGSSSGTTNTNNKTNTNTNTESGNKTSTPSKPSANGQSYKVQSGDSVWLVANKHGMTMDELISLNGIQNNFIYPGQTLIVSSSDSSAVNKPSQPSTPSQSNKPSTPTTNTGTQGTYKVQSGDSVWLVADKHGMTMDELIRLNGIQDNFIYPGQTLTVAKSGSTSANQSSQSSTPSTPNKNTGSEGTYTVKSGDSVWLVADKHGMTMDELIRLNGIQDNFIYPGQTLTVAKGSSTSTNQSNQSNTTTTPNSNTASQGTYTVKSGDSVWLVADKHGMSMDELIRLNGIQDNFIYPGQTLNVAKGNSASTSTPTPSTPSTPTANTGGQGTYTVQSGESVWSVADKHGMSMDELIRLNGIQDNFIYPGQTLTVAKGDSTSANQSSQPNQSTTPTTPTQPSVSQTNNNTDKYTVQSGESVWLIADKFGITIDELCSWNNIQNNFIYPGQTLIVKGNSTSANQSNQSTTPATPTTNVNTNNNANVTTYKVQSGDSVWLISDKFGITIDELSSWNNLENNFIYPGQTLKVA, encoded by the coding sequence ATGGAGAAGACTTTATCAAGAAAAGAACTTAAAAGAATAGAACAGCATCCGCTTTTATATCGTAATATGAAAAAAAGCGCGGCAGTCTTAGGAAGCACTGTTACAGCAATTTCTGTTGCAACACCGTTATTACCGAGTGTTGAAGTAGAAGCTGCTGAAAATGAGTCTCAACAAACTGCTGTCTATTCTTCAACAAATTCTAATGCATATATCGAACAATTAGCTTCACATGCCCAATCAATTGCTGGACCGAATAATTTATATGCATCAGTGATGATTGCTCAAGCGGTTATTGAAAGTGGTTGGGGACAAAGCGGACTATCGCAATCACCCTATCATAATTTATTTGGGATTAAAGGTAGTTACAATGGTGAAACGGTGTATATGAATACACAAGAATATTTGAATGGGCAATGGGTAACCATGAAAGAACCATTTAGAAAATACCCTTCATTTACAGAATCGTTTCAAGACAACGCCAATACATTAAAAAATGTATCTTTACAGCCAGGTGTTTATTATTATTCTGGTGCATGGAAAAGTAATACTTCTTCTTATCGTGATGCTACTGAGTGGTTAACAGGTCGTTACGCTACTGCACCTAATTATGCAAGTGCGCTAAACAGCGTAATTGAAAGTTATGATTTAACACGTTATGATTCTGCAACTTCGGGAAGTTCTAGCGGAACAACAAATACAAACAATAAAACAAACACAAATACCAATACAGAATCTGGTAACAAAACATCTACACCTTCTAAGCCATCTGCCAATGGTCAAAGCTACAAAGTTCAATCAGGAGACTCTGTATGGTTAGTTGCTAATAAACATGGCATGACAATGGATGAGTTAATCAGTTTAAATGGTATTCAAAACAATTTTATTTATCCAGGTCAAACATTGATTGTTTCAAGTAGTGATTCTAGTGCTGTGAACAAACCAAGCCAACCAAGTACACCAAGTCAATCAAACAAACCATCAACGCCAACAACAAACACAGGTACTCAAGGAACTTATAAAGTTCAATCAGGAGATTCTGTATGGTTAGTTGCTGACAAACATGGCATGACAATGGATGAATTAATTCGTTTAAATGGCATTCAAGATAACTTCATCTATCCAGGTCAAACATTGACCGTAGCAAAAAGTGGTTCGACTTCTGCCAATCAATCGAGCCAATCAAGTACACCATCAACACCTAATAAAAATACGGGTAGTGAAGGAACTTATACCGTAAAATCAGGAGATTCCGTATGGTTAGTTGCTGACAAACATGGCATGACAATGGATGAATTAATTCGTTTAAATGGCATTCAAGATAACTTCATCTATCCAGGTCAAACATTAACTGTAGCAAAAGGTAGTTCAACTTCTACTAATCAGTCAAACCAATCAAACACTACGACAACGCCAAATAGCAACACTGCAAGTCAAGGGACATATACAGTGAAGTCAGGAGACTCTGTATGGTTAGTTGCTGATAAACACGGGATGTCAATGGATGAGTTAATTCGTTTAAATGGCATTCAAGATAACTTTATCTATCCAGGCCAAACATTAAACGTAGCAAAAGGAAATTCAGCTAGTACAAGTACACCTACTCCAAGTACACCATCAACACCAACAGCAAACACAGGTGGACAAGGAACATATACTGTACAATCAGGTGAGTCTGTATGGTCAGTTGCTGATAAACACGGGATGTCAATGGATGAGTTAATTCGTTTAAATGGCATTCAAGATAACTTTATCTACCCAGGTCAAACATTAACTGTAGCAAAAGGAGACTCGACCTCTGCCAATCAGTCGAGCCAACCTAATCAGTCAACCACACCGACAACACCAACACAACCGTCAGTGTCACAAACCAACAATAACACTGATAAATATACGGTTCAATCGGGTGAATCTGTTTGGCTGATTGCTGATAAGTTTGGTATAACAATAGACGAATTATGTAGTTGGAATAATATCCAAAATAATTTCATCTATCCAGGTCAAACATTGATTGTAAAAGGTAATTCGACTTCTGCCAATCAGTCGAACCAATCAACTACACCAGCTACACCAACTACCAACGTAAATACAAACAATAATGCTAATGTAACAACATACAAAGTTCAGTCAGGCGATTCCGTTTGGTTAATTTCAGATAAATTTGGAATCACGATTGATGAGCTAAGTAGTTGGAACAACTTAGAGAATAATTTTATTTATCCAGGTCAAACATTAAAAGTTGCTTAG
- a CDS encoding LysR family transcriptional regulator, which produces MNIQQMRYVAAIANNGSFREAAKKLYISQPSLSHAIKELEKELDVQLFERTRQGASLTSEGMDFFQYTQPILAQVELLENRYLANEENEKHFSISSQHYDFLSIMISQLIQNFPDYNDFRIFESTTLNVIKDVEQYRSEFGILLFNDSNQAGLSRLLENGELEYEILTTFQTHIFMREGHPLATKSVIELSDLHDYSQVRFTQETNNYTYFAEDLIDFPGITQVIHTSDRATLTGILQRTDAYGSGSGLVEDPRSQGIVLIPLANSPENKMVMIKKKSRRISGIGEAFLTNLKKYFIDFQETQKNKKK; this is translated from the coding sequence TTGAATATTCAACAAATGCGCTATGTCGCAGCAATTGCCAATAATGGTAGTTTTCGAGAAGCAGCTAAAAAATTATATATTTCGCAACCAAGCCTTTCCCATGCTATTAAAGAATTAGAAAAAGAATTAGATGTCCAACTCTTTGAACGCACCAGACAAGGAGCCTCATTGACCTCTGAAGGGATGGATTTCTTTCAATACACACAGCCAATTTTGGCTCAAGTTGAGTTATTAGAAAATCGTTACTTAGCAAATGAAGAGAACGAAAAACATTTTTCTATTTCTAGTCAACATTATGATTTTCTATCGATTATGATTAGTCAATTAATTCAAAATTTTCCAGATTATAATGATTTTCGAATTTTCGAAAGTACTACTTTAAATGTCATTAAAGATGTAGAGCAGTATCGAAGTGAATTTGGTATTTTATTATTTAATGATTCCAATCAAGCTGGTTTAAGTCGATTGTTAGAAAACGGCGAATTAGAGTATGAGATTTTAACTACTTTCCAGACGCATATCTTTATGAGAGAAGGTCATCCGTTAGCGACTAAATCAGTGATTGAATTATCAGATTTACATGATTATTCGCAAGTTCGTTTTACACAAGAAACAAATAATTATACCTATTTTGCTGAAGATTTAATTGATTTCCCAGGAATTACCCAGGTAATTCATACGAGTGACCGAGCGACACTCACTGGGATTTTACAGCGGACAGATGCGTATGGTTCAGGTTCTGGTTTAGTGGAGGATCCACGTAGTCAAGGGATTGTTTTAATTCCTTTAGCGAACTCACCCGAAAATAAAATGGTCATGATTAAAAAGAAAAGTCGCAGAATATCAGGAATAGGTGAAGCCTTTTTAACAAACTTGAAAAAATATTTCATTGATTTTCAAGAAACCCAGAAAAATAAAAAGAAATAA